The Meles meles chromosome 6, mMelMel3.1 paternal haplotype, whole genome shotgun sequence DNA segment AAGATATACTTACTGCTTACCTGTCCACAGCAATCAACTCAGAAATTTAAATACTAGACCAATATTTAAGAGTCAAAAAAAATACACTGCTACATCAGctgatttttctttgaatttaatgAGTTTACATCAAAAAATCAGGTAGTCATTTTacatttaaggaataaaaatctttaaaaaaaatacaaagagtgAAAGGATTTTAACCAAGTTTACGCTTCTTTTTGCTATAGTTCTGAACAATTCATCTCATCTTATTGCAATGTGCAAATGCATCTGCAGCACCCATCACGATCAGGAAACTAAATTTAAGGAAGTACATTGTTTACAATAACCCTCAGAGGCAACTGATTTACTTTCTCCTAAAAACTCTATGGTATATAAGCATTACATAATAATGCTATTTAACCACCTTTTGTCATTAAGAACCATCACCAAAGTTTTCTGGAAACGAGTCCGCATAAGAGTTGAATATTTAAAAGGTGAAATGTTCCTTATTTTAACTTTAGCAAGATCTTTCTTTTTCACTGTTAAGAAATACTTGAGTAGTTTTAAAGCAAAAGCTGTTACGAGTAGAGTCTAGATAGCTAAAACCATACTCCTGAGTTCAAACTTACAGGTAAGTCTTTTGCAAACAGTTCGCGATAAAAtatcctccctccccatcccccaccccggATCTTGTATTGTTTCTTACAAAACTTTGGTCAAGAGTAGAAATATATCCAGGCAGATGTATGCGCCATACGAGAGCGAGAACAGTACAGCCCAGCTAATGACTTTGGGCTTTAGAAATAGAAGGCAATTAAAATGTACTCAAAGTTACATTAAGAAAAGCTTTCATGGGGTAATATTGAAACAGTCACAAAGGTTAAGAAAATACTGATATCAAAGTACAAATGACTACAGTGTTAAAGTAGACAAAAACTACTATACAAGAgcctcttttaaaattaaaaataaagaacacaacACATGAGTCAGGATCATTTTCCTGTTCTACTCATGAATTTTAGTCTTTATATTCATAGGGTTGGTTCTGTTGACATCTAGCAGAGTTTCTTATGACATCTGATGAGGTTTCATTCCAACTTCAGAGGATGGTCCTTCCCCAAAGAGCCACTCAATTTGGGTCACGTCTTGGTCACTGTACAAGTTCAAAGTAGTGCAGTATCGCCATGATGTGCTGAGGCATGAAGACGTAGCCTGTGTACAGGGCCATCCCCATGATGGAAACCAGCATGGAATCTGAGCTGTAGTTAAGGAAACAActtatcttttctccattgattcCAAAGCAAATGCCCCGATCTTTCCAACTGTTTTATGCCGGAGTACCAGTTCACTTAATGCTTCCTAATATATGTCAAGAACTAATCATTATGGCCACTAACGATGTCTGGCACCACTCTAAGTTCTGTAGCTCACTTCACCTTCACTATCACCTTCCAGGACAGGTACCTGTTTGTTACTCTCCTTGTTACACTTTGAAACACAGACAGCTTAAAACGAAGCACAGAAAGTGACACTGTTCAAcctaagaaatagaaatatgtaagaataaaattatatttaatgattTCAAAAGGTCTACCAACTTCAACaataatgtatgaaaaaaaagaaagtatgatccaagaatttttaaattatttagacTATTTGGCTAAACGCACTGGCTTTTAGAGTCTAAGCCAAGATCAATCATGTACCTACTGACACATAAATTCACAGTGCCTCTagtattaaacatttattattattatcacaaaCTTTGCAACATCAAATAAAAGTCATCCTGACTgcctaaaaaataaacttttttttttaaagattttttcggggtgcctgggtgactcagtgggttaaagcctctgccttcggctcaggtcatgatcccagggtcctgggattgagccccacatcgggctctctgcttggcggggagcctgcttcccttcctctctctctgtctacctttctgcctacttgcgatctctgtcaaataaataaataaaatctttaaaaaaaaaaaagtttttttcatttatctgaagagagagagggaatgtagcagagagagagggaatgtagcagggagagtgggagagggagaagcaggcagcccACGCAGGgatcaaccccaggaccctgggatcatgacttgagctgaaggcagatgcttaacaactaagccacccaggcgcccaacaataAACATCTGTATTGTGTTCCTTTCTCCCAGTTCCAGAGGAACGGAAATGGCAACATGCAAATCAGCAAGGAGTCCTCTTCTGGGGCCACACAAAATACTGCTAACAAAAATCATGTAAACTCTAGGGGCTTTCTGCTTTGCTGGCATGTAGCCATGTTCAAGGGAATAATCGCTCTGGACTGGGACCACATTCTATTGATCCATAACttcacatcctctctctctctctctccgtccccACTCCTGTCTTTCAGACCTTTCAACTCTACATACTAGTAGTTCCACAACGCAGGACACTCCTTCACCGAAAGATAGGGTTTAAATAAACAACGTGCTTACTACCAACTATTATTTGTATAACAGTTCAGTTGACAAACCTCTTTTACATATTATCTCCCTTGACCCTAATAGCTTTCCTGTGAAATGTTTGTCATGACAATTACTCATCCGAGCCTGACAAAACAGAATGACTCCTCGACTGACTGACGAGGGCCCTACAAGGGGTTATCTCTAGAGCCAGAGCGCAAACTGAAGCCACCTGACTTCAACCCCCAAACACGGATGAAAGTCTCCCATAATCATTTTCTAAATTTACTTTTTAGCCTCCCTTAATCCAGTTCTTCCTAAAACTACCACCTTCTATttacttcttaatttctttaaacacacacacacatacacatacacacacacacacacacacacaccatactgCTTTCACATCATTGCCCATCACACAACCATCTAAATTCTACCCCTGCAGGCTAGAGACACTGTTCTCGGGTCACCAGTGGCCACCCATCAAATCCAATCCAAATCCACCCAATGGCTATCTGAATTGACAGCTTTAGTCCTTCCTCTCTAGGACTCTCCTCCCATCTCTCTCACCATTTTCCTGTGTCACTGGCTCTTTTCCTTATCTGTTCCTCATACGTAAAATAATCAGAGTGAATTCTGTGCTTTTGCCCAAACAtccactccaccccccacccacacacctAGTATGACAGTCATGCTCTTTAGAAGCTCTCCCATCTCCAGCCTGCTGATTTGTAACCAATCAGAAAACCCTTCTCTTTGTAACAATGCCCATTCTCCTCAAAACTGATCAACCAGCTCCAAGGTTAGTACTTCTACCAGGAATTAAGGAAcacagattctctctttccttctgaatATGCAGCTTGCTGATGGAATCCTGGAATCACCAGAGTCACTTTGCCTCccttgaaaaacaacaaaactttgggacgcctgggtggctctgttggttaagcatctgcctatggctcaggtcacgatcccagggtcctgggatatatAATTGGGTCTATAATTACTAGGAAATAAACAGAAAGCCTCAGCTCTCAAAAACAGAATAAACAATTCTTGATTCTGGCCAGATAAACAGAGAATTACTGAAAGTCACTTGAACCTAGATGCAAAAAATCCCAATTTATTTATAAGCTGctcaaaaaaagtatttaataaaaaaatttaacctAACCCTTTGTCCATAGCCACTTATTAAACTTTATCCCATGTCTCTCCAAAAAAAAGGTTTCTATATATTCTGATCCCATTTCTAATTATTtccagaattaaaataattaagtagGCCTCTAACTGTATGTTTTCTGTACAATTAAATGTCAAAATTATTCCCAAAAATTATCTTAAAGCTCTAAAACATAATATTTAAGACCAACTTAACCATACAATGACACTTGCACGGAGTAAGGACATAATGGGACCATGAGGAAAGTAGCTTTCTACAAATGCAATTTAAGCAATGTAGTTTAAATAGTTCCCATGCAACTCAGTTGAATATTCCTTAATATTATGCTTGACGCCACTTAAAATGGTAGCTTTATTGACACTCATAGGCACTAGTTTTATTGTGATGTTTGCAAGGTTCATCCTGAGAAGTGTTCTCACAAATAGAACTAAACATCTACCATTTAGAGCATAGACTACTTATAATTTTATCTGATACTTGAATGGATTTCTCAAACCACTGCATTCTTTAATACACCTCTCACAGTTTAAAGTATCCTTCACACACTGTGAAATGCAAAAAATGGGTACTGGAAATACCCCGGCCCTGGAGGAAACCTAGGTTTGAGCTGTGACTCTGCCAGTCCCCGATTGTGTCAAAAACTCTCTGATCACCAGtctccttgtctataaaataagGACACACATCACCTCCCTTTCAGGGCCAATGTGAGAATTATGAATCAAATCCATTTGGCAAAAAAGACAATACAATCCTTATTAAAACCATTGTTCTAGTGCTCAGGCATTTAACATCATGACTTAGACAATGTTTGGGAATCACCCAAGGTCACCCTATGACTGATTTGTTATTAATTTACAGTACAATTCTGGGACATCACGACCCCCCTGGAACCAAGTTTCTTCTCCATAAGATGAGGATACTTCCTACATTAATATTTTCAGATCTGACCCACATCGAGAGGGAACTTAGGCACCACCTCGCAATCACCCTTAATGTAATCTTCTGATTCGCacacagagaaaaatgtaaacaatcAATGTTTCGTAACACACATATGCTGGGAGGTAATACACAAAATGATAGCGTAATCTATCTACGGAACTCTTACGGTTGTCTGCAAATAATACATACATCAGCAGCTGTGCACAAATTAACCAAGATGGCATTCTAGAGGGGGCTACATGATTTGAGAAGTATAGAATAAAGTTAGTGAAATCAAGagtataacaaaaacaaaacaaaatctcaaagactaaaaaaaaaaaaattgtgtgtatgCTTATAACAGTCTCTACCACCGAATTCTAAGTGCTTTAGGAGTGAGCGCACCTTGGCTCTGCGGCTCCTTTGCTTCCAGCAGCAGGACACGGCTAGGTAAAGCAGGTACCTCATAAATCATTCAAGAACTAAGCAGACAGTGTGCCAGGATATGTGCAGGCACTGAAGATAAATGTTTGTTCAAGAACTGAATGAACAATCAGGTGTTACTCTGAACCTggatataacataaatattttacagGTTCTGTGGATTTAAAAGCAAAtgaatttaaagattttgttttaagattttatttatttatttgacagagatcacaagtaggcagagaggcaggcgagagggggggggggggaactggttccctgctgcacagagagcccgatgcagggctcgatcccagaaccctgggatcatggcctgagccgaatgcaggggctttaacccactgagccacccaggtgcccctaaaagcaaatgaatttaaaagcaaATGTGAAACCATATATCATATTTTGTTTGCTGTTTCTTTAACAGGGATCCCCAACTAATCATGAGCTGGTAAGTTTCCAGACTCTGATAGGAAAAAATAACGATTTCTTTTGCCCATACAAGGGCCATCCCCAAACCTTTTCccagcaacttaaaaaaaaaaaaaaatcctgataacAAAGAGAGGAAATGCTTTAAAGATTAAGTACAATACATCAGAAGCAAGATGACAGTAACTAACACTTTCTGTTCCAACCAGTAATGCACTATCACCGCCTACCTTAGTAACCTATTCACAGGATTTTAGAGAAACCAAAGTAGTTTCTCATTGGGAAAAAGCCAAAGACCTTTGTTCCAGCAGGTGTCACTTAACATCTCTTCACTAATCCAACTAATTTCGAAGCTTTAAGTCTCTGATTGCACTGttcactcaaaaaacaaagctaaaataTCACTTAAAACAATCCAGTCTTCTATTAGTCAACTTGCTTTTATAAAGTTAATTCTGAATGCTACTTTTATCCTTAGAAATACTCCAAAGTCCTGacaaatctaatttattttaaggaaccatcttaataaaaaaaatcattttataaaatgtattattatagGCTGTTTTGTGAAAAGCAATAAAAACCCTAAGTGAAAACAATTGTCAACTACTGAATAAAACTCTAAAAAGGAAATATTCCTGATTACTatgggtttttttctcccttgacCTCAAAAAACAGGATCATCTTATAcaattcaacaccccaaaaacaaataacccaattttaaaatgggcacaagacatgagcagacatttctccaaagaagacacatagcTGGCCAAGAGACACATAAGATGCTCATCAtctctcatcatcagggaaatgcaaatcaatattacaatgagataccacctcatacctgtcagaatggctaaaatcagaaatgacaagtagtggcgaggatatggagataacaggaatccttgtgcactattggtgggaatgcaaactggtatagccactgtggaagacagtatggagattcctcaaaaagttaaaaatggaactaccctatgatacagtaattgcactattgggaatttacaaaaaaaaaaaatgcaaaaacactaattcaaagggatacatgcacccctatacttactgcagcattatttacaatggccaaattatggaagaagcccaagtgtccatcaacagatgaacagataaagacaatgtgggtatgtgtgtgctgtgtatgtatgtatgtgtatacacacacacactggaatattattcagccattaaaaaagaatgaaatcttaacaCCTGCAACACAGACAGACCTAGAGAGCATAacagtaagtgaaataagccaatcagataaagaaatactatatgatttcactcatatgtggaatttaagaaaccaaatgagcaaaggagagaaacgaaaaaaaaggagagagacaaacgaagaaacaaactcttaactatagagagcaaactgatggttaccagaggggagatgggtgaaacaggtgaggggattaaaaagtacatttatcaAGGCACCTGGGTCCTCAGTCAGTTGGCCAgtttggtttcagcttgggtcatggtctcagggtcatgagatcaagccccgagtagggctccacactcagagcagaatctgcctgggattctctctccctctccccaacccactactctcactctctctcaataaataaataaacaaaatcttaaaaaaaaaaagagagagtacatttatcatgatgaacactgagtaatgtacagcattattgaatcactgtatcatatacctgaaactaactctgtatgttaactatactcaaatcaaaattaaaaatttatttaaaaaaaaaaactggagatcATCACCAAGAGAAGTGTTAAGAAAGTGTATTGTTACCAAATATATCAACTATCTCTTGATACTTTTCTAATTGTCTTAAAATGAAAGCAAGTGGAAAATACTGATACTGTTACAGTATGTGTATGTTAGCCAATTTGATATCTGTGGGTCATATTAAAGGACATCACACGAGCATCAGAAGTTAGTATTTAGCAAGTAAAATACATTCCCTGACCTTTCTGTAGTGCGTTGATTATACCAAAGtacagaaactcattttagaaactAAAACTTGATaacaaactctttaaaaactaaacaaacaaaaaaagcatgcAGCTGAAACCAGTCATGATCATGCTCAATTCTGAACCAGTCCTGGAAATGGTTTGCAGCTCTGAGCCCGGAGACATGAAGGCTACGTATTACTGTGTACCTTTATAAATAAAGCATCTGTTAATTTCATGCAGATTTGAAGTCCCAGggtcaagggggaaaaaaaaatcccattgtgTTCTGAAATATAATCTGTTCGGCTGTTAATACATTTTGGAACACCAGCTAGCTCACACCTGACCAGTAGAGCACAGGAGCTGTACTGTTTCCCATGGGACTTTTCATAAATTAGGGGAGCCAGATTAGTGGGGAGAAGAATTAGAACCTTCTTCAGGAAACATCCTTTAGTTCAGTTGCTGCACAGGAAGGAATTCTTTGACATCtatcttgggtggctcagtgggttaagtctctgccttcggcccaggtcttgatctcagggtcctggatttgagccctggggagttgggctctctgctcagtggggagcctgcttccccgccccctctcgctctctgcctgcctctctgcctacttgtgacctctgtctgtgaaataaataaataaaatccttaaaaaaaaaaaaaaaagaaagaaagaaagaaagaaaaaagtcagcatCTGCCTCCAGGCTCCCTCTCCAAGAAGGCACACCTCTGGTCCAACACAGCTCTCAGCGAGGGCAGGCCACAAGGCCTCCTGACCTCCTCAGTGGCAGACCACCCCATCAGCACTCCAGAAGCCTTTCCAGTCAATCCTGTCCCCTGAGGCACCCTCCAGCTGGCCTGCCTGGGCTATCCAAGTTATCCCCCAAGATGCCAATTATTATTTCAGTTAGTGCTTGATGACTAAGTTGCCTTGACTTTGAGGAGTCTTCCCTAGTGCTCTTTTCCCATAAACCCtattatttggggatttttcaggAACACATGATGTCCAGAAGTCTTGTTTTAGTAGTAATTCTACGCTTCATAGCTACTGATCATAAATAATATCTTTCTATCATTTcacaactattattttttaagcattcCAATTTATGAAAAGAATATATGTTCTATGGTCTATTAAGTAGATCTTCTGGAACATATAGTTTTAATTACTGAATCTGAACGTGagagtttggtttggttttccccttttttttttttttgaagcggAAGTATCTATTTTTGCTCCTATGTACCACAAATGTTACAACACTCAAAGCCAAGGGGGTGAGGTGGGTCACAAAGTCTTTAAGAATGTGACatggtgaggcacctgggtggctcagtgggttaagcctctgcattcggctcaggtcatgatcttggggtcctgggatcgagccctgcgtcgggctctctgctcagcggagagcctgcttccctctctctctctgcctgcctctctgcctacctgtgatctctgtcaaatgaataaataaactctttaaaaaaaaaaaagaaaaaagaatgtgacaTAGTGGAAgggacccctggctggctcagtctgtagagcatgtaaCTTGATCTGAGTCGCAAGTTCAAGCCCACTGGGTGTcgagcttacttaaaaaacaaatatatatacatatatatgagccACAGTCACCTCTGCTGACAACTCATTGGTACCACATGCTGAAACACTGCAGAGTATCTCCGTATGTTCTGTCCTCACAGCCAGCCTCCTGCGACTTTGCTGCCCATGCGGGTACAGACCACTCAGTTCTTGTGTTGCAGTTTTATTCACCTTCCACCCTTCCTGAAAGCTACTGAAGAAATTAGAATATCCTAAGGAGTATAGATAAGGGATATTCTAACATTTTCCCTTAGCCAACCAAACATGGAGGCAGGGTAAAATAGGCTAGAGCAGAACTAAAGCCCAGAAGCctcagacagacaaagacaacTTTCCAGAAAGTTCAGATGGGAAAAGGGGAAGGGTTTACAGATCTTCAGTGGCCACTGTACTGGCTCCTAAAACTGATCTGACGATTATGGTGACCTGCTAGTTCCCCTTCCCACACCCGTGACAACTTCATTTCTCCTCCCACTTTACTTCCTGAATCTTAAAATCATGCATTTCCCCAGGGGTATAAAATAACTTCTGGGACAGCAAACAAAGGAATAATAACTAACTTGAGTTGTACTTTATTGCATGCAGGCAACAAACTCCTGGCACAGCTACAAGCCTCACCCATCTATCCACCTGTTAATCTGAATTCAGACATGAGACACTTTTCCAGCCTGGGCCTGACAGAATGGCTCCTACAAAAAAAGGATGACGAGAAGAAGGGCCTCTCTGCCATCAGTGAGGTTGTGACCAGAGAACACACTGTCAACAGTTACAAGTGCACCCATGGACAGTGGGCTTCGAGAAGCGTGCCCTTcaggcactcaaaaaaaaaaaaaaaaaatctgggaattTGCCATGAAGAAGATGGGAACTCCAGATCTCCAGGTGTGCACacctgtatcaggctccacatGCCGTCTGAGTCAAGGGAGGGAGAGATGTCCCACAGTGTACCCATGTGTGGTTGTCCTAGAAACGTAATGAGGATGAAGATTCACCAACAAGCTTAATACAGTGATTGTCTATGCACCTCTCACCACTCAGAAAAATCTACAGTCAATACAGATGAGAACCAACCACTGACTGTCAAATCAAgtgataaatttaaaacaaaaaaagaggaagagacaggagtTAAAGTGTTTAGGTA contains these protein-coding regions:
- the SPTSSA gene encoding serine palmitoyltransferase small subunit A; its protein translation is MALARAWKQMSWFYYQYLLVTALYMLEPWERTVFNSMLVSIMGMALYTGYVFMPQHIMAILHYFELVQ